The following coding sequences are from one Trypanosoma brucei gambiense DAL972 chromosome 2, complete sequence window:
- a CDS encoding N-acetylglucosaminyl-phosphatidylinositol biosynthetic protein, putative yields MRRHRVAVVSDFFYPGFGGVEVHIYSLGQCLMRRGHKVIVITRAYGDTCGVRYLTNGMKVYYLPLMAVKLPAGSVTLPTMYLTFATMRSIFIRERITVVHGHQNTSNLCHEALFHAGTLGLKTCFTDHSLFGFADVSSIHINKVCEWSLRNVDQVICVSNTSRENTVLRAKIDPQRVSVIPNATDCSFFTPPDDMKYKSWASKVENEGLTIVVIGRLVYRKGSDLFVDVIPEICKRHPNIRWIVGGDGPRRSQFQQMIERHDLMDRVKMLGSLPHSGVRNVLIQGQIFLNCSLTEAFCIALIEAASCGLLCVSTRVGGVPEVLPPNMLLLAEPDPSSIITTLEEAIASVPYISPWELHDNVRRFYRWDWVAERTERVYDKIMCTKSPSLYERLMNYASVGCVYGVICWLLCIGDWLMLTFLEFWFPSELIDIAPDFPLELYSRNREKLQVMGSPS; encoded by the coding sequence ATGCGTCGTCACCGCGTGGCGGTGGTTTCGGACTTTTTCTACCCGGGGTTTGGTGGTGTGGAGGTGCACATTTATAGTTTGGGGCAGTGTCTTATGCGTAGGGGCCACAAGGTTATTGTCATTACTAGGGCTTACGGTGACACATGTGGTGTGCGGTATTTGACGAATGGAATGAAGGTGTATTATTTACCTCTGATGGCTGTTAAGCTTCCTGCGGGATCTGTTACGCTTCCAACCATGTATTTGACTTTCGCAACAATGCGGTCTATATTCATCCGAGAGCGCATTACAGTTGTTCACGGGCACCAAAACACGTCGAACCTCTGCCATGAGGCACTATTTCATGCCGGTACGCTGGGTCTTAAAACGTGTTTTACCGACCACTCGCTGTTTGGTTTTGCGGACGTGTCATCGATTCACATCAACAAAGTGTGCGAGTGGAGTTTGCGCAACGTTGATCAGGTTATTTGTGTGAGTAACACCTCGAGAGAAAACACGGTGCTACGGGCGAAAATCGATCCGCAACGTGTCAGCGTTATACCAAACGCGACTgattgttccttttttacaCCGCCGGATGATATGAAGTACAAATCATGGGCGTCGAAGGTTGAGAATGAGGGGCTAACGATTGTTGTGATTGGTCGCTTAGTTTACCGTAAGGGTTCTGACCTTTTTGTGGATGTGATTCCTGAAATATGCAAACGGCATCCGAACATAAGGTGGATTGTTGGGGGTGATGGTCCCCGTAGGTCGCAGTTTCAACAGATGATTGAACGGCATGACTTGATGGATCGTGTGAAGATGTTAGGTTCGCTACCTCACTCTGGGGTGCGTAATGTGCTGATACAGGGGCAAATATTTCTGAATTGCAGCTTAACTGAAGCTTTTTGTATCGCACTGATTGAGGCCGCATCATGTGGTTTGTTATGTGTTTCCACtcgtgttggtggtgtgccTGAAGTCCTGCCTCCCAACATGCTCTTGCTTGCGGAACCCGATCCATCTTCCATCATTACAACACTGGAGGAAGCTATTGCCAGTGTTCCATATATTTCTCCGTGGGAGCTGCACGACAATGTGAGGAGGTTCTATAGGTGGGATTGGGTTGCAGAGCGTACAGAGAGAGTGTATGATAAGATTATGTGCACCAAATCACCGTCTCTGTATGAAAGACTAATGAACTATGCATCGGTGGGCTGCGTGTACGGTGTCATTTGTTGGTTGTTGTGTATTGGTGACTGGTTGATGCTAACTTTTCTGGAGTTTTGGTTTCCGTCGGAGTTGATTGATATTGCACCAGATTTTCCACTGGAGTTGTACTCTCGTAATCGGGAGAAGCTTCAAGTTATGGGAAGCCCATCCTGA